Genomic DNA from Cololabis saira isolate AMF1-May2022 chromosome 20, fColSai1.1, whole genome shotgun sequence:
tatacgtatatatatatatatatatatatatatatatatatatatatatatatatatatatatatatatatatatatatacgtatatatacgtatatatgtctatggctcAGAGCATTCACCATTCTTGCTTCTGTTTCACTTGTGCTTGTTGGTACTGGGTTTCTTATGGACacttcaaaaataataatacgtGGGTTCAATACAAAAGTTACTGGTCACCCCTGGTGTCATCAGATGTacttgaaataaaataacaaaaataataaacacagatttttctcccccttttctCCTTCTCTACTTGTGTATTTAGGTAGGACTGTATGAAGGGCTTGGTAAGAAGTAAGTATCAATGTAAAATACTTTTGTTACTATTTAATGGACATTCAATGAAGCCAATGATCACAGCAAAAAAAGATAACATAcagataacaataacaatataaatgttttattattaaagtGTCTTGTTAGAATGATACATTTAGTATAAAAGCATTATCAAGGCACGACATGGATATTCTTACTGAACAATATGCATATGCAAGCTTCTGAAGATGATATTACTTTGAATAAACTCCAGACCTGCCTAACTGATAAATGAAAAACGGTAACAGCACATGTTACAAATGTTACATTTGAGCCTCTGGAAAACAGGTGACTAAAATACAAAAGCTTCATTCCCAAactcttttgttattttaaataCTGTTATTTGTGCATTTTCAAATGAAGTCACTAAGTCACAGCAGACGTAACATGCCTTCAAAGACTAGGTTTGGGGACGAGGATATGACATTTATACTTGTCTACTTGTCAGAGGTGgaagtaacgagttacatttactccgttacatttacttgagtaagttttgggaaatgttgtacttttaggagtagttttgaatcactatactttttacttttacttgagtagatttgtgaagaagaaactgttcctcttcctccgctacattaggctacgttgagctgttacttttcttttatcccttttatccacgtacgcgtcaatctcatgacatcactgggtgattctttgggaaaaatgtttgtttttgcatgttttgtcacatttacacagactcaaacacacacagagtttatatgagttcatgtttgttcttgttctgctggttaaaaaagaaaagtacaaaggctggacattttgtgctacttgtacttaatttatttttttattctgttattttattatttaagtacttgaatttactttaagattatttcaatttaagctattttttattttttattaattttaatttattttattattttattgatgtaatttgcctgaagatgattattttgtacttttggagtagttttttcaccaagtactttttaacttttactcaagtcattatttggatgactactttttacttctacttgagtcatattattctgaagtaacagtacttttacttgagtacaactTTTGGCCCCTCTACCCACCTTTGCTACTTGTGCTATAAGTGCATTTGAGCCTGGATGATTATCGTCTTCTCAGGGAATATATTTTGTTCCAGTGCAAAAGAAGTAtttcctctcctccttcctGTGCTCCCTCCATCAGTGCATCATCCATATGGAAAGATGTCCAATTGGACATGGCTCTATGTTCGGAGTTATTATCTGTCTGAAGCTTTTATTGCTAAAATCACTGTTGGGTATGATAAGAATGAATGTGAGTTGTGTTTTTGTAATCGTTTTATAATATTTCAGCAAACAGCACTCATTTCTGAAATGGATGGAACAAGTACAGCTAAAGAtggaaaatgaaacaaaatggcgccaagagacttttctttaagttgtgacatgatacaggtgtgtaccgattttagtgcatgtacgtcaaaccgtattgaggggcttgaggcacaaagatttttctgtctagaccaggggtcggcaacccaacatgttttagagccatgttggaccaaaaacacaaaaaacaaatatgtctggagccgcaaaaaatgaaaagtcttatatCAGccaatgaaggcaacacatgctgcatgtttctatattagttagaactgggggaagattttttttttcattatgcactttgagaaaaaagttgaactgtcgagaaaaaagtcaaaatgttgagaaaaaaatcaaatattgagaaaaaagtcgaaatgttgagaaaaaagtcgaaatgtcgagaaaaaagtcgaaatgttgagattaaaaaggaaaggaaaaagaagaaaagaggaaaaaggaaaaaaagaaaaaaaaaaaggaaaaaaaaaggtcaaacatttttgaaaaagctccaggagccactagggcggcgctaaagagccgcatgcggctctagagtcgCGGGTTACCGACTCctggtctgaaccaatcagatgaagggtgggtgcacattttggcgtctagcgttgccatggtaacgcttttgactgagaaaagtaatgcgtgggtgCGCAGGTGGTCGAGTGGTTAGAGCGCATGCCACATATGCAGTGGACCCCGTTTCAAATCCCGGCCGGGgaccctttgctgcatgtcaggCCCCCCCTCCTTCCCATTGTTTCCTGTCATTGAACTTCCAAATAAAGGCGTCTGTGctgaaaaaatctttaaaaaaaaaaagtaatgcgcgttgtcgcaggatctagacccacattttgatgtataacacacctggtgcacgttacggttcgggatgtataactgtcgaaggaatggcataaattgcgccaaaattacacaattaattcaaaatggccgacttcctgttgggtttcggccatggcgccaagagacttttctttaagttgtgacatgatacaggtgtgtaccgattttcgtgcatgtacgtcaaaccgtattgtggggcttgaggcacaaagttttctagggggcgctgttgagccgttaggccacgcccattaatgcattttttccattttggtgtcaggaTCAACACGACCTCTCGGGTCAATCGGTTGCCAATAAAGTCACGTTTGCGAGGTGTATCGTGTGTGCCCTGTATTGTTAATTGTGATGTTAACTTGTTCTTGGACACTGCATGTGAGTCCAGTAGCAAAGATTTTATGCTTAAAACctttacacacaaaaaaaagaaaacgtacCCAACTGGCCAttgtataaaaaaaaggaagacatAAGGACCCTACAGTACAACGGAGTATTagagccaaactaagacaaaaaaaaattggaaattacgagaataaagtcataatgttgcgagaataaagtcggaactTTAAAAAGAGCAAAGCTAAATGTAAATAGAAAAGCAGAACCAGCAGGACTGGCAGTCTCCACTTCACATTTCTTCATTCTTGTTCCGTCTGGTTCACGTCTCCACTGGTGGACTGGGGGTGTTGGATGGAGATCACTGGCTGAGGGgaatcacacaaacacacggggAGGGTTGAAGATACACAGTAATAACACTTATATGCAGTACTGGAGtcgtaaaaaagaatcagggggatggtggatttgatcatatggggacagataatttgtgctgattacaaataatataatatattacaaataatagcagtgaccaaaacacctgcagaaatactgcaggaatgacatagcagcagttaaatgcagccttctgtaagctttaaatatccactgggcacctgcgtgaagctggccccccaccccacgcaaaattcagtgaaaatattctcaatcgtttgtgctgcgttagtgctggtttgtgcagaaataaatttcatttgtgctgctttagttttgaagatatcACGTTATATTTCAAAGGTCATTCCCCTTTgtccaaaataaaccaaaatggtCTAGTTTGTTGGTCATCGTGTCATAAACCGgttatatcttcaaaactaaagcagtacaaacgttttttttctctacacaaaccagcactaacgcagcacaaacaaactagACCATTTTGGTTAATTTTGGACAAAGTCGGGGGGCTGCGTGACGTCATCGTGTCATAATTAACTCgttatatcttcaaaactaaagcagcacaaacaaaatttctttctgcacaaaccagcactaacacagcacaaacaaactagaccattttggtttattttggaaaaaagtcggggggctgcgtcaactttgaatgacctttgaaATATAACGTgatatcttcaaaactaaagcagcacaaatgaaatttatttctgcacaaaccagcactaacggagcacaaacgattgagaatattttcactgaattttgcgtggggtggggggccagcttcacgcaggtccactgggcttacatcaaatacatcaaaacacaacaataaaaaacacttttctgaacttatcaatatgactctgtccttcacaggataagtaacatggatcactgcaaaaactcacaatcttaacaagaatatttgtcttatttctagttaaaatgtctcattttagtaaaaaaaatctcattacacttaaaacaagactcatcactggaaaaaacaacaattttcacctgtttcaagtagattttcacttgaaataagtagaaaaatctgccagtggaacaagatttttttgcttgtaatgagaagataaatcttgtcccactggcagatttttctacttatttcaagtgaaaatgtccctgaaacagatgaaaatggtcaaataagttatttttctggagttatttttctggtgatgactctaaatgttgaaatagcagtaaaaccacattcattgatgaaatgacataagggatggaaaggagggatggcagttttacaggggggatgatttggaccgtttttatttcagggggggatgatttggaccgtttttatttcaggggtgatgccatcccccctcaaccccctcaactccagtactgcttatatGAATAATAAAGCAACATTAAAGAGATTAACATTCTCTACGCACCATTCTGGGAGCTGGTCCACAGCAGTTGACCACCTTGCAGCAGTAAGCAGCAAGTGTTGCAGAGATGGCCAGCAGAGCAAACTGGACCACTATCGCCCCAGCACAGAAGTGGCTGTGCAGGTTCTGGGAgggaaaacacatttaaaaatattaagCTGGAACTGAACTCTAAAAGATTACTAcggaggagtattagggccaggcgagagaaaaaaatttgagagtggaagattttttttattgtgcacttcgagaaaaaagacgaaatgtagagaaaaaagtaaaaatgtcaagattaatgttgaaatataatttcaagaaaaaagtcaaaatttcgcgaaTAAAGaggaaatttcgccttttttctccacttttcgacttttttctcaacattttgacttttttctcgaaattgttcttcaacattaatctcaacttttcgacttttttctcgacatttcgactttattcttaaaatttctacttttttctcgacatttcgaatttttcttgacatttctacttttttctcaacattttgacttcattcatgaaaattttgacttttttctcaacatttcgacttttttctcgacatttcgactttattcacgaaattttgacttttttctcgaagtgcataatgaaaaaaaaatcttcctcctaaatattatttttatttattctcctgcctggccctaatactcttccatagattacAGCTCAGtacagtacatttttttttaaatatctttttatttcacaataattttcacaattcacattttcacattcacgatttctatattacccacattcctaccctccccataattgccctggggaaataaaaaaataaaaataaaaataaaaaatcctaatgcaacagcgatatcaaactatacatacatacaaacatacatactgtataaggcacaagttcgaaaatagagatactcattggtccccctTGGAAAAGTTCTCcagttttaaaaataatggagaccaaaattcttgaaagatATGACCACGATTgtatttttccaatggtaaaaaatctgaaatttgatccaaaaaaaacttgagagttgaaggggaatcatctttccaaagtaaaagtatgcatttcttagcaaaaaatgtgatcataattaatatcctgctttttccggtctaactgaagatccagtgtatcatttaataaatacaaattggagcttaactcaaaattcatttttctaaaactgattgtgtgaaggaatgaattgaagtacagtattttttttttaacgtttaTTTCACTACCTCCACTGTTCAGTTATGAGTCAATTCCCCACTCAACTTTCAAATGTTACCCCTATTCTcctattatttatttcttattatgcAAATCCACTTCTTACACGATCACTTCATATGTAATTATTCCACAAACGCGTGCTCTGTGGTACTGAtaggatgggcggtatggactaaagaatttatcacgatcatttctggcatttatcccgataacgataaaaaaataccaattaaactccaccttttaactataaatctatctctctctcagatctgccatgtttgttacacaaaaacgtcatcaacgggaatttatccttctttctttctttctttctttctttctttctttctttctttctttctttctttctttctttctttctttctttctttctggctcatttctttcctccttccttccttccttccttccttccttccttccttccttccttccttccttccttccttccttccttccttccttccttccctccttccttccttccttccttccttccttccttccttccttccttccttccttccttccttccttccttcacgtacgttgtgcgtggatttaacacagaaccataaatcatctttactcaaaaacatcaacaggaatttatcatttttaccgtgagatacaaattcttaccgtggggaatgtttttgacggtaaatcgtgaacggtaaaatatcacccattcctaggtACTGCTACTGTACCTCATTGTACATGAAAACATGATTATATGGTCCTCATGGGGTCGTCCTTACTCACCTCTATCTGGTAACACGTCTCCCCATGACTCGTATCGGTCCTCCTGTGGTAATAATAGCAGAAAAGATCCACATCTGGCAGTCTTAAAACACTGCACACTATGTTGACGACAGAAGCAGCGCAGGCCACGATCTGCATCCCCAAGCAGGCCCTGAGCTGGAACACAGAGGAGCTGATGTTGAACAtgacagtaaaaacaaaaaggtttgTTGAAGTCCATGATCCTTTAGTAACTGAATCTTTGATAGCATGTACACTCCCTttttcctgtagacctgaggtctgctccactgtcagctcctttaaaggagcatgaggcaggattgaggcaggatttatgaaaaaaatgtgtatacattttaagttttctaataataatgtcagatgaagcgttccaaaccaaaaagaatgattcctctagcgtatctctcctttgccttgaacaggctgtgtgctgcaaaatgtgctgcaattgtggggcctaatttcccgcgctgtcctgcggatgtgacgtcacatgacgctgcatgcacgttctccccgctgcagtacccccaacggccgtcgtggtgaagggtggcgctagagagtctcatttcttaaaaggagcctcatgctcctttaaatcaggcctaaaaacattactgtttaattaaacacttacctgctggatttactgcccttactttttaacaacctgtgctttttattattttaccttttcttatcattttatttcattgtatttgttatttaagcgtactcttaaattaaatactttttgaaaaccgcacgtagttatggataagccctgaatgcagacattgtgacgtagaattgtcaaattggtttaattcaccgcacaaattgttacagattactttgtaatactgtatttgacccgggttttgtacgttttgaccgtatagaaacgtaattcttgccattgtaagaatgagatgaacctgctgtactctactgcccttactgtttaacaacctgtgctttttattattttacctcttttcttatcattttatttcattttatttgttatttactgtttaatctatctatctatctatctatctatctatctatctatctatctatctatctatctatctatctatctatctatctatctatctatctatctatctatctatctatctatctatctatcaggggccggattcaccaatatgttcttaacaaccatcttaagaaatgtcttaagatctaaaattaagaagttcataagaaagttcttaagtgaaattcctcaatattttcttaagaaccgtcttaagaactgtcatttcttacgaatttcttatttttcctacttaagaacttcttaaagtaTGGCTGTATCCAAAATGTCATACTAAGTACTACATGCtgcatactgcatcagtatgtactgtatactgcatactacatgatgcatactgcatcagtatgtactgtatactacatactacatgctacatactgcatcagtatgtactgtatactgcatactacatgctacatactgcatcagtatgtactgtatactgcatactacatgctacatactgcatcagtatgtactgtatactacatactacatgctacatactgcatcagtatgtactgtatactgcatactacatgctacatactgcatcagtatgtactgtatactgcatactaagtactacatgctgcatactgcatcagtatgtactgcatactgcatactaagtactacatgctacatactgcatcagtatgtactgtatactgcatactaagtactacatgctacatactgcatcagtatgtactgtatactgcatactaagtactacatgctgcatactgcatcagtatgtactgtatactgcatcagagccgtcacagttttaataaatgtattaaaatgaatatatcagtctattgaatttcattttattttattaagctacatatgtttggctttttatttagtgcacctCTACTTACTTGGTATAcagtattatatatattattcatttcattcaggcttaccttttcacagaagacattttaagacaggtcaaggttgtcttaaagttaagaaaaaagtcaagaacaaatttgagaacttttatttcaagaataccatttattcttaagtcttttcttaagaagaaacttaagaagaaagttgagaatatgacttcttctcttttttcttcttaagactgaacttaaggaaaaaatgacacttaagaagattttttttcttaagaatatttgtgaatccggccccagttCAGCTGCAGCTCCATACCCTGAAACGCCAGTTGCCGTTGTGGATGAGTTTATTGTCATTTTCAATTAGTTTACAttgaaaatgacaataaaaacaagtttgTTTGAGACATGCACATTCGACACACAAGTAGACCAGATATTTGGAGCTGACATGGAGTTTCACTTCTCTTAATGACTCACGTCCATCACGGCTGGTTCCTGCATGTTTCCTGTCTACACTTCTCTGTTCAGCTGCAGATCCAGATCctgaggtgtcaagtaacaaagtacaaatactctgttaccttacttaagtagaaattttggttatctatacttcactggagtaattatttttcagacgactttttacttttactccttacattttcacacaattatctgtactttttactccttacattttaaaaacagccttgttactctatttcatttgggcctttaataaaaactatccagttaaattgctccatccggatagagtgaatttggttgtggttgtttcagatgttcttgtccagttttgttcttacatccgttccctcagattcctgcaactaaacttggatgtacattccaataaaggttaggataaatgataacatgcctctgaagtttgactttttgcaccattacaatacttataggcaactagtcatcatatctcctgctctctgaaacacattttaatgctcaatagtacacatatatggttctttaatatatttgcattatactaagatgctttcatttttaatggcttttttcccccttacattacttttacttttatactttaagtagtttgaaaccagtacttttatacttttacttgagtaaaaaacttgagttcaACTTCTAcaagagtatttttaaactctacgtagatttgtctctttaatttgctttgttttcgtatgttttttggTATTTGGTATTtgatgtattctgattattttttgattattttttgtttttgttttaacctgtttgaattagaaaataaaatcaaaaatcaaTTCTTTCCTGAGCCTGGAAGACTCCGGTTGAACACCACAGTCTTGCTTCTCAAGCGAGAATTGTACTTTGAGGTAGGTAGTGGTAGGAGCGCAGGAGACACACGGCTGCTTCATCTCCAGTTCAGTTTGGAGACGGCgttatctgttatctgttatctgttatctgttaTCAGAGACTCACCGTAGGCAGGTGGAGGTTCTGCGCCGCCACGGCCACATTCCCAGCTATTACCacctggaaccacaacaaaatcACACCAAGTCAGTAACTGGACATTTCGCTGAAACAAGAAATTGATAAAGAAATGAAAATACATCATGAAACAGTGCGTGATTGTGCGTccttgtcggtgagaatgcggtatggaagggtcctgccatggaggatttgggcctccattggcaggacaacaaaatgtaataatttattgatattattactatacaaagaaggttattaatattattatattagggcccgagcacttacagtgcgaaggccctattgtatctgtaggaatttttctttttcttttttcttctgacgaaatgagggccttttttccccctaaacgtgcccaaaaagtcaccaaattttgcaccaagccaggcctggcgcaAAATGTGAtatgtttgtattaatgggcgtggcaaaatggctcaacagcgccccctagaaaactttgtgcctcaagccccacaatacggtttgacgtacatgcacgaaaattggtacacacctgtatcatgttgaaacttaaaggagcatgaggctacttttaagaaatgagactcattagcgccacccttcgccatgacggccgtcgggggtactgcagccaacagtgaagccggcacgggagaacggggagaacg
This window encodes:
- the LOC133419983 gene encoding uncharacterized protein LOC133419983, with translation MEGGELVSVEGLSPLEGLSPAQSPLVTVSFQKDDHRKKKFLEAEPRALGITQVGLSVYNIICGCVLQSNGLTRLPTDLLIFISSLLVVIAGNVAVAAQNLHLPTLRACLGMQIVACAASVVNIVCSVLRLPDVDLFCYYYHRRTDTSHGETCYQIENLHSHFCAGAIVVQFALLAISATLAAYCCKVVNCCGPAPRMPVISIQHPQSTSGDVNQTEQE